One Porphyromonas pogonae genomic region harbors:
- a CDS encoding MIP family channel protein — protein sequence MKKYLAELLGTLVLVLMGCGSAVISGGAPDAVGTGVGTLGVAFAFGLSVLAMVYTIGSISGCHINPAITLGMWLSGKINGKDAGMYILFQFIGAIIGSSILYVITMSMGLTGTGANSFREGELMPAFLSETIFTAIFVLVVFGATSKKAPAGFAGIAIGLALTLIHIVCIPITGTSVNPARSLGPALYAGGEALSQLWLFIVAPFCGGAIASLLWKAINTDSER from the coding sequence ATGAAGAAGTATTTAGCTGAGTTATTAGGAACCCTTGTATTGGTTCTGATGGGTTGCGGAAGCGCCGTGATTAGTGGAGGAGCTCCGGATGCTGTGGGCACGGGAGTGGGCACTCTGGGAGTAGCCTTTGCTTTCGGTCTTTCAGTTTTGGCTATGGTTTACACCATAGGGAGTATATCAGGTTGTCACATCAACCCTGCCATCACATTGGGTATGTGGTTGAGCGGAAAGATCAACGGTAAAGATGCCGGTATGTATATTCTGTTCCAATTCATTGGAGCCATTATAGGATCATCTATTCTTTATGTAATCACTATGTCCATGGGGCTTACAGGTACGGGAGCCAATAGTTTTAGAGAAGGAGAGCTAATGCCTGCTTTCTTGTCAGAAACTATTTTCACAGCGATATTCGTTTTAGTCGTATTTGGCGCCACCAGCAAAAAAGCTCCTGCAGGTTTTGCGGGTATAGCCATAGGCCTTGCTCTTACACTCATCCACATCGTTTGTATTCCCATCACAGGTACATCAGTCAATCCTGCTCGCAGCTTAGGGCCGGCATTGTACGCAGGAGGAGAAGCCCTGAGCCAGTTATGGTTATTTATAGTAGCACCTTTCTGCGGTGGAGCCATAGCTTCATTATTGTGGAAAGCAATCAACACTGATAGCGAAAGGTAA
- a CDS encoding C1 family peptidase encodes MKRFLLTAVVALAPLSLIAQTPAQNDTVKNAENQFKTLKAVGITSIKNQANSGTCWSYSGVGFLESELMRMGKGEYDLSDMFVVNHSYKDKAEKYVRMHGKLNFGQGGSFYDVIYVLKHYGIVPEEVMTGLCYGTDKNQHSEMESLAKACIDAIIKNPNGKLSPAWKTAYNAVIDSYLGTTPDKFTYKSKSYTPSSFAQTLGLNADDYVSLTSFSHHPFYSQFQLEIEDNWRWANSYNLPIDEFMKVMENAVNTGYSIAWGADVSELGFTRDGIAVLTDLKTIETKGSDQARWLGLSANDKKAEGMKMIRRANCPEITPTQAYRQECFDNYTLTDDHGMLIYGLAENQLGKKFFMVKNSWGDAGSYKGIWYASWNYVAGRTMNIVIHKNAIPKDIAKKLGIK; translated from the coding sequence ATGAAAAGATTTCTACTCACGGCGGTAGTTGCTTTGGCTCCGCTTAGCCTTATTGCGCAAACGCCCGCACAGAATGATACGGTCAAGAATGCTGAGAATCAGTTTAAGACCCTCAAGGCAGTTGGTATCACCTCCATAAAAAATCAAGCTAACTCCGGTACTTGCTGGTCATACTCCGGTGTGGGTTTTCTGGAAAGTGAACTTATGAGAATGGGTAAAGGCGAATATGATCTATCTGATATGTTCGTTGTAAACCACAGCTACAAAGACAAAGCCGAAAAATACGTGCGCATGCACGGTAAGCTCAACTTTGGTCAAGGCGGCTCATTCTATGATGTGATCTACGTATTGAAACACTATGGTATTGTCCCCGAAGAGGTAATGACAGGCCTATGCTATGGCACAGACAAAAACCAGCATAGCGAAATGGAATCTCTGGCCAAAGCTTGCATAGATGCGATCATCAAAAACCCTAACGGTAAGCTGAGTCCTGCATGGAAGACTGCCTATAATGCTGTGATAGATTCTTATCTGGGCACTACTCCCGATAAATTTACATACAAAAGCAAAAGCTATACACCCAGCTCTTTTGCGCAGACTTTGGGCCTTAATGCTGATGACTATGTATCGCTAACATCATTTTCACACCATCCCTTCTATTCGCAGTTCCAACTGGAAATAGAAGACAACTGGCGCTGGGCAAACTCATACAACTTACCTATAGATGAGTTTATGAAAGTGATGGAAAATGCCGTAAACACAGGGTACTCTATCGCTTGGGGTGCTGACGTGAGCGAACTGGGTTTCACACGTGACGGTATTGCCGTACTTACCGACCTCAAAACAATAGAAACTAAAGGGTCTGACCAAGCTCGCTGGTTGGGACTTAGTGCCAATGACAAGAAAGCCGAAGGGATGAAAATGATTAGAAGAGCTAACTGCCCCGAGATCACTCCTACGCAGGCATACCGTCAGGAATGTTTTGACAACTACACCCTCACCGACGACCACGGCATGCTTATCTACGGCCTTGCTGAAAATCAATTGGGCAAGAAGTTCTTTATGGTAAAGAATTCATGGGGCGATGCCGGTAGCTACAAAGGTATCTGGTACGCATCATGGAACTATGTTGCAGGTCGCACCATGAACATAGTGATCCACAAGAATGCTATCCCCAAAGATATTGCTAAGAAGCTTGGCATAAAATAA
- the dgt gene encoding dGTP triphosphohydrolase, with translation MNWSQLLSDRRLGAYAQAPVSNKSLNRSDFERDYDRMVFSTPFRRLQNKTQVFPLPGIIFVHNRLTHSLEVSCVGRSLGNMISSCLEQRHGSDAIHSRGAISSIVSAACLAHDMGNPPFGHSGERAISAYFLEGEGRKWVDMVKLEGDRWQDFTNFEGNANAFRLLTHQFKGRRPGGFALTYSTMASIIKYPYSSELAEGRNKFGFFASEEETMREIADELGLIKMSDSPLKYARYPLVYLVEAADDICYQIMDLEDAYKLHILSGEEVQELLYAFFDEGELREINRVLTYINDKNEQIAYLRSKVINILVEETASVFLDHETDILSGTFTNTLINSISPKLHAAFRACTAVAYDKIYRAKEVVDVELAGHRIFRFLIEQMMEALTHPHYQYSRTLLNRVSSQYDTDQPTTYGKIQCSLDYISGMTDIYALDLYRSITGMNLPGL, from the coding sequence ATGAATTGGAGTCAACTGCTTTCGGATCGTCGACTAGGAGCATATGCCCAAGCGCCCGTAAGCAATAAATCTTTGAATAGGAGCGATTTTGAACGGGACTATGATCGCATGGTCTTTTCCACCCCTTTTCGCCGGCTCCAAAATAAGACTCAGGTATTCCCCCTGCCCGGTATCATCTTTGTGCACAACAGGCTTACTCATAGTTTGGAAGTCAGCTGTGTGGGTCGCTCATTGGGCAATATGATATCTTCCTGTCTCGAGCAGCGACACGGCAGTGATGCCATACACTCTCGTGGTGCTATCAGCTCCATTGTGTCTGCCGCATGTCTGGCTCATGATATGGGTAATCCGCCATTCGGGCATAGCGGAGAGCGTGCCATCAGTGCATATTTCCTCGAAGGTGAGGGGCGCAAGTGGGTGGATATGGTAAAGCTTGAGGGCGATCGCTGGCAGGACTTTACCAACTTCGAAGGTAATGCCAATGCCTTCAGGTTGCTTACCCATCAGTTCAAAGGCCGTCGCCCCGGAGGTTTTGCTTTGACGTACAGTACTATGGCCAGTATAATCAAATACCCTTACAGCAGTGAGCTGGCAGAGGGGCGCAATAAGTTCGGATTCTTTGCCTCGGAGGAGGAAACCATGAGGGAAATTGCCGATGAATTAGGGTTGATAAAGATGAGCGACTCTCCGCTGAAATATGCTCGTTACCCGCTGGTGTATCTCGTGGAGGCCGCTGATGATATCTGCTATCAGATTATGGACTTGGAGGATGCTTACAAACTACATATCCTGAGTGGTGAGGAGGTGCAAGAGCTGCTGTATGCTTTTTTTGACGAGGGCGAATTGCGGGAGATCAATCGCGTGCTTACCTATATCAATGACAAGAATGAGCAAATTGCCTATCTGCGCTCCAAAGTAATCAATATACTGGTGGAGGAGACCGCATCGGTATTTCTCGACCATGAAACGGATATTCTGAGCGGAACTTTTACAAACACGCTTATCAATAGTATTTCGCCCAAATTGCATGCGGCCTTCCGTGCATGCACTGCAGTCGCTTATGACAAGATCTACAGAGCCAAAGAGGTTGTGGATGTAGAGCTGGCGGGGCATCGTATATTTCGCTTCCTCATAGAGCAGATGATGGAGGCGCTCACTCATCCGCACTATCAGTACAGCCGTACGCTGCTCAACCGTGTGAGTTCGCAGTACGATACTGATCAGCCCACAACTTACGGCAAGATACAGTGCTCACTGGATTATATATCCGGCATGACAGATATATACGCCTTAGATTTGTACCGTAGTATAACGGGGATGAACTTACCGGGGCTATAA
- a CDS encoding 4-hydroxy-3-methylbut-2-enyl diphosphate reductase translates to MQLPIIEIDEKSGFCFGVINAIKHAEKELEDSSDKLYCLGDIVHNNQEVDRLEKKGMQTINYDTLKTLKNARVLFRAHGEPPEIYKMAQDHNINLVDATCPVVVRLQQSIRNHYQSSREQNAQIVIYGKQGHAEVNGLVGQTGGDAIVVQDIDDLNKVDFSRPVILFSQTTKPLDGFHELINEIERRIEPGVSFEYNDTICRQVANRIPHIQEFAQSHELVIFVAGTKSSNGKVLFGECRKSNPNSIFVSSPEQLTLDMLMPLPHTIGICGATSTPKWQMEQISDRILSLLEGLKE, encoded by the coding sequence ATGCAACTGCCTATAATAGAAATTGACGAAAAATCCGGCTTTTGTTTCGGTGTGATCAATGCGATCAAACATGCCGAAAAGGAATTGGAGGATTCGTCCGATAAGCTCTACTGCTTGGGGGATATTGTGCACAATAACCAAGAGGTAGACAGGCTCGAAAAGAAAGGGATGCAGACCATCAACTACGATACACTGAAGACCCTGAAGAATGCGCGAGTGCTTTTTCGCGCGCACGGAGAGCCCCCCGAGATATACAAAATGGCGCAAGATCATAATATCAACCTTGTAGATGCTACATGCCCTGTAGTGGTGCGCCTGCAACAGAGTATTCGCAATCATTACCAATCGTCGCGCGAACAGAATGCCCAGATCGTAATATACGGCAAACAGGGGCATGCCGAGGTAAACGGGTTGGTGGGACAGACTGGTGGTGATGCCATTGTGGTACAGGATATAGATGACCTGAACAAAGTGGACTTCTCGCGCCCTGTCATTTTGTTTTCTCAAACGACTAAACCCCTGGATGGTTTTCACGAACTTATCAATGAGATTGAACGCCGCATAGAACCGGGCGTGTCTTTTGAGTACAACGATACCATATGTCGCCAAGTGGCCAATCGCATCCCGCATATACAAGAGTTTGCCCAAAGTCATGAGCTGGTCATCTTTGTAGCCGGGACTAAAAGCTCCAACGGTAAAGTCCTCTTCGGTGAGTGCCGCAAGAGTAACCCCAATAGTATATTCGTATCGTCGCCTGAACAGTTGACATTGGATATGCTCATGCCTTTGCCCCACACTATAGGGATATGTGGAGCTACCTCTACACCCAAGTGGCAGATGGAGCAAATATCTGACAGAATATTATCCTTGCTCGAAGGTCTTAAGGAGTAG
- the glgP gene encoding alpha-glucan family phosphorylase, translated as MIIQKKSNTPIWSEIYTYSKLPENLEKLDILAHNLWWVWNYKAQDLFKKISPSLWEETEGNPVMMTRALTTSVINEITENTELMAEIDAVYQDFHNYMKQPINSQRPSIAYFSMEYGLTNVLKIYSGGLGVLAGDYLKEASDSRVDMAAVGFLYKYGYFNQGLSADGQQIANYEAQDFTQLPIKQVMNSDGTPMILEVPFSTHSVFCYIWKVDVGHVSLYLMDSDIDMNSNWDREITHKLYGGDWENRMRQEYLLGVGGIMLLNKLGIKKDVYHMNEGHAALMTAQRLVDYVQNEQLSFDVALELVRASSLYTVHTPVPAGHDYFTEDLFGKYLGHFPHKLNISWQEFIDMGRENPGSNERFSMSVFALNTCQEANGVSLLHGKVSQKMFSPVWKGFFAEELHVGYVTNGVHLPSWASPEWHEFYVNLFGKDYLEKQDQEELWSAIQSVPNKEVWEVRKALKNHLVDFIRKNYGEKWIRDNGNPEQSIQLLEGINPDALLIGFGRRFATYKRAHLLFTDLDRLSRIVNDAEHPVQFIFTGKAHPADGGGQALIKHIMQISRRPEFIGKIIFLENYDIRLAKVLIAGVDIWMNTPTRPLEASGTSGEKAEMNGVLNLSVLDGWWYEGYRKNAGWALTDKRTFKDQQFQDKLDAATIYDLLEHEIIPLYFSKEEKDFSDDWVQYIKNSMNFIAPHYTMKRMLDDYYSKFYQKLAQRSAKLHENYNEKAKDIINWKRQVADNWDSMRVMSLEISGVDDSQTSMRHQDKESSYKITIDKGTLKCDLAVELVVAREEEDIDKGAVLKLDKVYTFTLKNRIEDRNVEEYSLENIMPERGHHKIGIRILPSNTDLPHRMDFAYVKWVPTNH; from the coding sequence ATGATCATTCAAAAAAAATCAAACACTCCAATTTGGTCGGAGATATATACGTACTCAAAGCTCCCCGAAAATTTAGAGAAGTTAGATATACTAGCTCACAATTTATGGTGGGTTTGGAACTATAAAGCGCAAGACCTATTCAAAAAAATATCACCCAGTCTTTGGGAAGAGACAGAGGGCAACCCTGTAATGATGACAAGAGCTCTCACCACATCCGTCATCAATGAAATCACAGAAAACACAGAGCTAATGGCTGAGATAGACGCTGTGTATCAGGATTTCCACAATTACATGAAGCAACCGATCAATAGCCAAAGGCCTTCGATAGCATATTTCAGCATGGAATACGGACTCACCAATGTGCTGAAGATCTACTCGGGAGGTTTGGGTGTATTGGCAGGAGACTATCTCAAAGAAGCCAGTGACAGCCGTGTGGATATGGCAGCAGTGGGTTTCTTGTACAAATACGGCTACTTCAATCAAGGACTGAGTGCCGATGGCCAACAGATCGCCAACTATGAAGCGCAAGACTTCACACAACTCCCCATCAAGCAAGTGATGAACTCTGACGGTACTCCCATGATCTTGGAAGTACCATTCTCTACACACTCCGTCTTCTGCTATATCTGGAAGGTAGATGTGGGTCATGTGAGCCTATACCTCATGGATAGCGATATAGACATGAACAGCAACTGGGACAGAGAGATTACTCACAAACTCTACGGAGGAGACTGGGAAAACCGCATGAGACAGGAGTACCTGTTGGGTGTTGGGGGTATCATGCTGCTCAATAAGCTGGGCATAAAGAAGGATGTATATCACATGAACGAAGGGCATGCGGCTCTCATGACAGCACAGAGGCTTGTAGACTATGTGCAAAATGAGCAGTTGTCTTTTGACGTGGCACTGGAGCTTGTGAGGGCATCATCGCTATACACTGTACATACGCCTGTACCGGCAGGGCATGACTATTTTACCGAAGACCTCTTTGGCAAATACCTCGGGCATTTCCCACACAAGTTGAATATCTCATGGCAAGAGTTTATTGACATGGGGCGCGAAAATCCCGGAAGCAATGAGCGCTTCTCTATGAGTGTATTCGCCCTCAACACTTGTCAGGAGGCAAACGGTGTGAGCCTCCTCCATGGTAAGGTGTCTCAAAAAATGTTTTCTCCTGTGTGGAAAGGTTTTTTCGCTGAAGAGCTCCATGTAGGATATGTCACAAATGGTGTGCACTTACCTTCGTGGGCTTCGCCTGAGTGGCACGAGTTTTATGTAAATCTATTCGGAAAAGATTATCTCGAGAAACAAGACCAGGAAGAGCTGTGGTCGGCGATACAAAGCGTCCCCAACAAAGAGGTCTGGGAAGTGAGGAAAGCTCTAAAAAATCATCTGGTCGATTTTATCCGTAAAAATTATGGAGAGAAATGGATCAGAGACAATGGCAATCCCGAACAGTCGATTCAACTACTCGAAGGTATAAACCCCGATGCTCTTCTCATTGGCTTTGGCAGACGATTTGCCACTTACAAGCGTGCTCACCTCCTCTTTACGGATCTCGACAGGCTCAGCAGAATCGTCAATGACGCTGAGCATCCCGTACAGTTTATCTTCACTGGCAAAGCGCACCCGGCCGATGGAGGGGGACAAGCTCTCATCAAGCATATTATGCAGATAAGTCGCAGACCTGAGTTTATAGGGAAAATCATCTTCCTTGAAAACTATGACATCAGACTAGCCAAGGTACTTATAGCGGGAGTAGATATCTGGATGAATACCCCCACACGACCACTGGAAGCTTCGGGTACATCGGGCGAGAAGGCGGAGATGAACGGCGTGCTCAACTTGTCGGTGCTCGACGGATGGTGGTACGAAGGTTATCGTAAAAATGCGGGCTGGGCACTCACAGACAAAAGAACTTTCAAAGATCAGCAGTTTCAGGATAAGCTCGATGCAGCTACCATATACGACTTACTGGAGCATGAGATAATCCCCTTGTATTTCAGTAAAGAGGAGAAAGACTTCTCTGACGACTGGGTACAGTACATCAAGAACTCGATGAACTTTATTGCTCCACACTACACGATGAAACGCATGCTGGACGACTACTACTCCAAGTTTTATCAGAAGCTGGCGCAACGATCGGCCAAACTGCATGAGAACTACAACGAGAAAGCCAAGGACATCATAAACTGGAAGCGACAAGTGGCGGATAATTGGGATTCGATGCGTGTAATGTCTCTGGAGATATCAGGCGTAGATGACAGCCAGACAAGCATGAGACATCAGGACAAAGAGAGCTCCTATAAAATCACGATAGATAAAGGAACACTGAAATGTGATCTTGCTGTGGAACTTGTAGTGGCAAGGGAAGAAGAGGATATTGACAAAGGAGCAGTGTTGAAGCTTGATAAGGTATATACCTTTACACTCAAAAACAGAATAGAAGATAGAAATGTGGAAGAGTACTCTCTGGAAAATATAATGCCCGAAAGGGGACACCATAAGATCGGTATCCGCATCCTGCCGTCTAACACGGATTTGCCCCACCGCATGGACTTTGCTTACGTGAAATGGGTTCCTACCAACCACTGA
- a CDS encoding Crp/Fnr family transcriptional regulator, with protein sequence MKADFNFEDILSRLTNTALFKGIGEDESVAFLEKYPYKIKYYDKGDLFAMAGDRCNKMMIVLEGELLARMDNGAGKYVVIDRIGINRIIAPAILFAQDNRFPVTVQVEKPTALFVMEREIFLKSMQEHERILFNFIQSVSDINRFLSEKIRFLSLKSIKGKLGQYLFELKPTNTEPYTVMLPVTRQDLADKFGVSRQSLVRTLSELEEENIISINHKMITIIDLKKLRTLE encoded by the coding sequence ATGAAAGCAGACTTTAACTTTGAAGATATTCTCAGCCGACTCACCAACACCGCTCTCTTTAAGGGGATCGGTGAAGATGAGTCGGTTGCTTTTTTGGAGAAATATCCTTACAAAATAAAATATTATGACAAAGGCGACCTCTTTGCCATGGCAGGCGATCGCTGTAATAAAATGATGATAGTGCTGGAGGGGGAGCTACTAGCCCGCATGGACAACGGAGCCGGCAAATATGTAGTGATAGACCGCATAGGCATCAACAGAATAATAGCCCCTGCGATACTCTTTGCTCAAGACAACCGATTTCCGGTAACGGTGCAAGTGGAAAAGCCTACCGCTCTATTTGTAATGGAACGGGAGATATTTCTCAAAAGCATGCAAGAGCATGAGCGTATACTTTTCAATTTTATCCAATCGGTTTCGGACATCAATAGATTTCTGAGTGAAAAAATACGCTTCCTCTCTCTCAAATCCATAAAAGGCAAACTGGGACAATATCTTTTCGAACTCAAACCCACCAATACGGAGCCATACACTGTGATGCTACCTGTGACACGTCAAGACCTGGCAGACAAGTTTGGTGTGAGTAGGCAGTCACTGGTACGAACTTTGAGTGAACTCGAAGAGGAAAATATCATCAGTATCAATCATAAGATGATCACCATAATTGATTTGAAAAAACTGAGAACCCTCGAGTAA
- the cmk gene encoding (d)CMP kinase, with protein sequence MSKKIIVAIDGHSSCGKSTMAKDLARKVGYVYVDTGAMYRAVTLYSLNHQLWQGSIPDAEALERHIHDIRIDFRLNTETGLPETYLNGKNVEREIRTMKVSGHVSPISTLSFVREAMVKQQQAMGLHKGIVMDGRDIGTTVFPHAELKVFVTASPEIRAQRRLDELRSKGDSMIRLEDVLNNLKERDYIDSHRDVSPLKKAEDALVLDNSNMTIAEQDQWLLDRFREKTEND encoded by the coding sequence ATGTCTAAGAAAATCATTGTTGCCATTGACGGTCACAGTTCTTGCGGTAAAAGCACAATGGCTAAAGATTTAGCCCGCAAGGTAGGTTACGTGTATGTTGATACCGGCGCCATGTATCGCGCCGTAACATTATATAGTCTGAATCATCAGTTGTGGCAGGGATCCATACCCGATGCCGAAGCTCTCGAACGCCATATTCATGACATCAGGATAGACTTCCGTCTCAATACCGAGACCGGTCTACCCGAGACTTATCTCAATGGAAAGAATGTAGAGCGTGAGATCAGGACGATGAAAGTATCAGGCCATGTAAGTCCTATCAGCACCTTATCCTTTGTGCGCGAAGCTATGGTAAAGCAGCAGCAAGCCATGGGACTTCATAAGGGTATTGTGATGGATGGGCGGGATATCGGTACCACCGTTTTTCCCCATGCAGAGCTCAAAGTATTCGTCACTGCATCACCTGAGATAAGGGCTCAACGACGCTTGGATGAGTTGCGGTCCAAAGGCGATAGTATGATAAGACTGGAGGATGTACTCAACAATCTGAAGGAGCGTGACTATATCGACTCGCATCGTGATGTGTCGCCCCTCAAAAAAGCTGAAGATGCACTGGTTTTGGACAATTCCAATATGACAATAGCAGAGCAAGATCAATGGTTGCTCGATCGGTTCAGGGAAAAGACAGAGAATGACTAA
- a CDS encoding TonB-dependent receptor, with protein sequence MNKIRYNLYKGVAMMSLLLCSSVLLQAQQLFLRGVVRDAQTGDALVGASVKVENDKNGCITRDNGSYSLKMQAVKSRVTFRYMGYKSRTISVDFAGASELVHNISLAPSDRSLGEVVVTAKNEARVIHESALPVSVISASQLQGSVSSVNDVLARTAGITIRNTGGVGSASRISVRGLEGKRIGVFIDEHPIGQMQNFVTLNDIPIDMIERIEVYKGVVPNKFGGNSMGGAVNIVLKEYPPVYLDASYEIGSFNTHRFNSVMKRSLPNQGLQFGIGGGVTYSDNDYEMKLPHFDNIRVKRKHDKYTKILAGGSIKATKWWFDEVEVEPFFSKSYRQMQGIETDIREAYNQSIGCGVNTKLKKDDFLVSGLDLDFQTGIVYNYYGLKDKAMHRYDWTGKQYPPVSSYGGELGSTPADGKNKSLDFANKINVNYTLDKHQALNFNSYFSKTNLYPKDELMEKSLGFKNNYDSHMNTLTLGLAYEINAFEKKLLNSLTTKYYHYSSHSIVPIAFGIKENKVIDLNKNYFGFNEAMRYKINPNLLVKASFAYDIRIPSSEELLGDGFSVAAAPNLSPERNHSYNLGMIYHKRFTGGNTIEVEINGFYSTLTDMIRFSKSTGPMAIYENFGKMRTYGAEAEVKSDITPWLYGYVNATYQDLRDIRKLKAGSEVPNPTHGKRMPNIPYLMGNAGVEIHKQNLFGGTEQNTRIMLDGSYTHEYFYDFEVSKLQERKIPSSLLLDFALEHSFMNKRWTVTFKIKNVTNREMFSEFNFPMPGRNFGLKVRYLFK encoded by the coding sequence ATGAATAAGATTAGATACAACTTGTACAAAGGTGTGGCCATGATGAGTTTGCTCCTATGCTCATCGGTTTTGTTGCAGGCTCAACAGCTTTTTCTGAGAGGTGTAGTGCGTGATGCCCAAACGGGTGATGCACTTGTGGGAGCCAGTGTAAAAGTGGAGAATGACAAAAATGGGTGCATTACGAGGGATAATGGCAGCTATAGTCTCAAGATGCAGGCCGTAAAGTCTCGTGTTACTTTTCGATACATGGGCTATAAGTCCAGAACTATTTCGGTAGATTTTGCAGGGGCTTCCGAGCTTGTGCATAATATATCGCTCGCTCCCTCAGACCGTAGCTTGGGCGAAGTAGTGGTAACCGCCAAAAATGAAGCCCGTGTGATACATGAGAGTGCCTTGCCCGTTTCCGTCATATCGGCATCACAGTTGCAAGGTAGCGTAAGTAGTGTAAATGACGTACTGGCACGCACCGCAGGGATTACCATACGTAATACGGGTGGGGTAGGTAGTGCCTCACGTATCTCTGTCAGGGGACTTGAAGGCAAGAGAATCGGGGTATTCATTGACGAGCATCCTATAGGTCAGATGCAGAATTTTGTCACACTCAATGACATTCCCATAGATATGATAGAGCGTATAGAGGTATACAAAGGGGTTGTGCCCAATAAGTTTGGCGGTAATTCCATGGGAGGAGCGGTGAATATTGTGCTCAAAGAATATCCGCCTGTTTATCTCGACGCTTCTTATGAAATAGGATCTTTCAATACCCATCGCTTCAATAGTGTGATGAAGCGGTCACTCCCCAACCAAGGATTGCAATTTGGTATAGGCGGAGGGGTTACATACTCGGACAATGACTATGAGATGAAGCTTCCTCACTTTGATAATATAAGGGTGAAGAGAAAACATGATAAGTATACCAAGATACTCGCCGGTGGTAGTATCAAAGCTACCAAATGGTGGTTCGATGAAGTGGAAGTGGAGCCATTTTTCTCTAAAAGTTACAGACAGATGCAAGGTATAGAGACAGATATTCGCGAAGCTTACAACCAATCCATAGGTTGTGGCGTAAATACCAAGTTGAAGAAGGATGACTTTCTGGTGTCAGGGCTTGACCTTGATTTCCAAACGGGAATCGTATATAATTACTACGGGCTCAAGGACAAAGCCATGCACCGATATGACTGGACGGGTAAGCAGTATCCTCCCGTGTCGTCTTATGGCGGAGAACTGGGGAGTACACCCGCCGACGGTAAGAACAAGTCCTTAGACTTTGCCAATAAGATCAATGTGAACTATACCTTGGACAAGCATCAGGCTCTTAACTTCAACTCCTATTTCTCCAAAACTAATTTATATCCCAAGGATGAATTGATGGAGAAGTCCTTAGGCTTTAAAAACAATTATGATAGCCATATGAATACCCTGACTTTGGGACTGGCTTATGAAATAAATGCTTTCGAAAAGAAGTTGCTCAACTCCCTTACAACAAAATATTACCACTATAGCTCTCACTCTATTGTGCCTATTGCTTTCGGCATTAAAGAGAATAAAGTGATTGATCTCAACAAGAATTATTTCGGGTTCAATGAAGCGATGCGTTATAAGATCAATCCCAACTTACTTGTAAAAGCTTCTTTTGCCTACGATATTCGCATTCCTAGTTCGGAAGAGCTCTTGGGCGATGGCTTTTCTGTGGCTGCCGCTCCAAATCTGAGCCCGGAGCGTAATCATAGTTATAATCTGGGGATGATCTATCACAAGAGGTTTACCGGGGGCAATACTATCGAAGTGGAGATAAACGGATTTTATTCTACTCTAACCGATATGATCCGCTTCTCAAAAAGCACCGGCCCCATGGCTATCTATGAGAACTTTGGGAAGATGCGTACTTATGGTGCTGAGGCAGAAGTGAAGTCCGATATTACACCGTGGTTGTATGGGTATGTCAATGCCACATATCAAGATCTCCGCGATATACGTAAACTTAAAGCCGGATCGGAGGTTCCTAACCCCACTCATGGTAAGCGCATGCCTAATATCCCTTACCTCATGGGCAATGCCGGGGTGGAGATACACAAGCAAAACTTATTTGGAGGCACAGAACAGAATACACGTATAATGCTCGACGGGTCTTATACCCACGAGTACTTCTATGACTTTGAGGTCAGTAAATTGCAGGAGCGCAAGATCCCTTCTTCACTGTTACTTGACTTTGCTTTGGAGCATAGCTTCATGAACAAACGCTGGACGGTAACTTTCAAGATCAAGAACGTAACCAACCGTGAGATGTTTTCCGAATTTAATTTTCCCATGCCGGGTCGCAATTTCGGGCTCAAGGTGCGCTATCTATTCAAGTAG